Proteins co-encoded in one Spirosoma endbachense genomic window:
- a CDS encoding polysaccharide deacetylase family protein produces the protein MPRFLRIGCLVMLISANAIGQMSDYRVYFGTTLQRPQQIILRQWQQNRQLRYLTVNPQTLETAIVALPSSNVQPLPWAKLAPQFQKTPYLRAIRAEQQRDQNLQDAGLERADTTERGFSLTIDLCPSNKPLTRSVFEQLIAAFEPEEKPIPITITITGLWMARHAQDLAYLKGLVSRGDLAITWVNHSYYHHYDPRLPLSVNFLLEPNTNLTNEILLNEQAMIKNGLTPSPFFRFPGLVSDKFVFDRVLAFGLLPIGCDAWLAKNQQPKQGSLVLIHANGNEPVGIADFIRLIRQKADSIRNKTWLLYQLPTSIVDTVGK, from the coding sequence ATGCCACGCTTTCTGAGAATCGGTTGTTTGGTCATGCTGATCAGTGCCAATGCCATTGGCCAGATGAGCGATTACCGCGTTTATTTCGGAACAACGCTTCAACGGCCGCAACAGATCATTTTACGACAGTGGCAGCAAAATCGACAGTTACGCTATCTGACGGTGAACCCGCAAACGCTGGAAACGGCTATTGTTGCTCTGCCTTCCAGTAATGTTCAACCATTGCCGTGGGCAAAGCTGGCCCCGCAATTTCAGAAAACACCCTATCTGCGGGCCATTCGTGCCGAACAACAACGCGATCAGAATTTACAGGATGCCGGGCTGGAACGCGCCGATACGACTGAGCGGGGCTTTAGCCTGACCATTGACCTCTGTCCATCGAACAAACCGCTAACCCGTTCGGTATTTGAGCAGTTAATTGCCGCTTTCGAACCAGAAGAGAAACCGATTCCGATCACGATCACCATTACGGGTCTGTGGATGGCGCGCCATGCTCAGGATCTGGCCTATTTAAAAGGGTTGGTCAGTCGGGGCGATCTGGCTATTACCTGGGTCAATCATTCGTACTATCATCACTACGATCCGCGTCTGCCGTTGAGCGTCAATTTTTTGCTGGAGCCCAACACAAACCTCACGAATGAAATTCTGCTCAATGAACAGGCAATGATCAAAAATGGACTGACACCCTCGCCTTTCTTCCGATTCCCGGGTCTGGTTTCTGATAAGTTCGTGTTTGATCGGGTCCTGGCATTCGGCCTGCTACCGATCGGCTGCGATGCCTGGCTTGCCAAAAATCAACAACCCAAACAAGGTAGTCTGGTATTAATTCACGCGAATGGCAATGAGCCGGTTGGCATTGCCGACTTTATCCGGCTTATTCGACAAAAAGCAGACTCTATCCGGAATAAGACCTGGTTGCTGTATCAACTGCCAACGAGTATTGTCGATACAGTAGGGAAATGA
- a CDS encoding aminotransferase class IV produces the protein MFLVYNSDILTEDEFRLPVDDRAFQYGDGLFETIRYENNHLWFWPDHMTRLTTGMAALRLQLPVHFTESSVQQLILQLLSANDLLTQPARIKLQIWRKPGGLYTPTSHEINYLITARPGVPFHITEQTKIGIYSTIRLSESPVSASKTLNSLPYILAGLYKQENGFNDVILLSTEGHLAECIASNLFWFNDQTLFTPSLKTGCINGIARRQLLRRYTDCREGFFLPSDLEAADVVFAANVMGIQILSGKMTETQVGSLSSIFTGC, from the coding sequence ATGTTTCTGGTTTATAATTCGGATATACTTACGGAAGATGAGTTTCGGCTGCCAGTCGACGACCGGGCCTTCCAATATGGAGATGGCCTTTTTGAAACCATCCGTTACGAAAACAACCACCTTTGGTTCTGGCCTGACCATATGACCCGGCTCACAACCGGGATGGCGGCTCTCCGTTTACAATTACCTGTACATTTTACTGAATCATCGGTTCAGCAGCTCATTCTTCAGCTGCTTTCGGCCAATGATTTACTGACTCAACCGGCTCGCATTAAACTCCAGATCTGGCGCAAACCCGGTGGCCTGTATACGCCTACCAGCCACGAAATCAATTACTTGATCACTGCTCGCCCAGGCGTACCGTTTCATATCACCGAACAGACAAAAATAGGAATTTATAGCACAATTCGGTTATCTGAATCACCAGTATCTGCCAGTAAAACGCTTAATTCGTTACCATATATCCTGGCGGGTTTATACAAGCAGGAGAATGGATTCAACGATGTCATCTTACTAAGTACAGAAGGGCATCTGGCGGAGTGCATTGCATCGAACCTGTTTTGGTTCAACGATCAAACGCTTTTTACGCCTTCGCTCAAAACCGGTTGCATCAATGGCATCGCCCGGCGGCAGTTGCTCCGGCGATATACCGATTGCCGGGAAGGTTTTTTCCTGCCTTCGGACCTAGAAGCTGCCGATGTCGTTTTTGCCGCAAACGTTATGGGTATTCAAATTTTGAGCGGAAAAATGACCGAAACACAAGTTGGTTCTCTTTCATCGATTTTCACTGGCTGTTAG
- the guaB gene encoding IMP dehydrogenase: MSLDTSKFLYEALTYDDVLLLPAYSEVLPRDTNTTTQLTRHIRLNIPLISAAMDTVTESALAIAMAQEGGIGIIHKNMSVEAQADQVRKVKRSESGMIIDPITLLETATLSDALKIMREFKIGGIPVVDESGKLVGILTNRDLRFQNDLSKPVTSIMTREKLITAREGLTLEEAESILQEYRIEKLPIVNADYQLVGLITYKDILKKKSHPNACKDELGRLRVGAAVGVTPDLNRRIEALVKAGVDVISVDTAHGHSKGVLDAVRKIKEQFPKLQVIAGNVATGEGAKALADAGADAVKVGVGPGSICTTRIIAGIGMPQLTAVYESAKALQGTGVPVIADGGIRFSGDITKALAGGASTVMIGSLLAGTEEAPGEVVLYEGRRFKTYRGMGSVEAMEDGSKDRYFQDAEDDIKKLVPEGIVGRVPFKGKVAEIVYQMVGGLKAGMGYCGAADITALQQAKFVKITTAGSRESHPHDIAIQKEAPNYSAR; encoded by the coding sequence ATGAGCTTAGATACGAGTAAGTTTCTTTACGAGGCTCTCACCTACGACGACGTATTGCTGCTACCTGCCTATTCGGAGGTGCTCCCACGCGATACGAACACCACCACCCAGCTTACCCGCCACATCCGCCTGAACATTCCGCTTATTTCGGCGGCAATGGACACCGTTACGGAGTCGGCGCTGGCAATTGCGATGGCGCAGGAAGGAGGCATCGGGATTATTCATAAAAACATGAGCGTGGAGGCACAGGCCGATCAGGTCCGTAAAGTCAAACGCTCCGAAAGTGGGATGATTATCGATCCCATCACGCTGCTTGAAACCGCTACCCTGTCTGATGCGCTGAAAATTATGCGCGAATTCAAAATTGGCGGTATTCCGGTTGTCGATGAATCCGGCAAGCTAGTCGGCATTCTGACCAACCGCGATTTGCGCTTCCAGAACGATCTTTCGAAACCGGTTACGTCCATCATGACCCGCGAAAAGCTGATTACAGCGCGGGAAGGTCTGACGCTGGAAGAGGCCGAAAGTATTCTCCAGGAATACCGTATCGAAAAACTGCCAATCGTTAATGCTGATTATCAATTGGTCGGTCTGATTACTTACAAAGACATTCTGAAGAAAAAGAGCCATCCTAACGCCTGTAAAGACGAGTTGGGCCGCTTACGCGTAGGGGCAGCTGTGGGAGTAACGCCTGACCTGAACCGACGCATCGAGGCTCTGGTGAAAGCAGGTGTCGATGTAATCAGTGTCGACACGGCTCACGGTCACTCGAAAGGAGTGCTGGATGCCGTACGTAAGATTAAGGAACAGTTCCCGAAACTTCAGGTAATTGCCGGAAACGTGGCAACCGGCGAAGGTGCGAAGGCGCTGGCTGATGCAGGTGCCGATGCTGTGAAAGTAGGCGTAGGACCAGGTAGTATCTGCACAACCCGGATCATTGCCGGTATTGGCATGCCGCAGTTAACGGCTGTTTATGAGTCGGCGAAGGCCTTGCAGGGTACGGGTGTTCCGGTTATTGCCGACGGTGGTATTCGCTTTTCGGGCGATATCACAAAGGCTCTTGCCGGTGGTGCCAGTACTGTTATGATTGGTTCACTTCTGGCCGGAACTGAAGAAGCTCCCGGCGAAGTCGTACTATACGAAGGTCGTCGATTCAAAACGTACCGGGGTATGGGATCGGTAGAAGCGATGGAAGACGGCTCAAAAGACCGTTATTTCCAGGATGCCGAAGACGATATCAAGAAACTCGTTCCTGAAGGTATTGTGGGCCGGGTTCCCTTCAAAGGGAAAGTAGCCGAAATCGTTTACCAGATGGTTGGTGGTTTGAAAGCAGGGATGGGCTATTGCGGAGCGGCCGATATTACGGCCCTGCAACAGGCTAAATTCGTGAAAATCACTACGGCGGGTTCGCGCGAAAGCCATCCGCACGATATTGCTATTCAGAAAGAAGCGCCGAACTATTCAGCTCGGTAG
- a CDS encoding aldo/keto reductase — protein sequence MEKRTIGSSELSVAPLAFGGNVFGWTANELTSFQLLDAFVDAGFNLIDTADVYSRWVPGNQGGESETIIGNWLKRSGKRDQVIIATKLGGELAPDKKGLGKDYLKRAVDASLQRLQTDYIDLYQSHYDDLDTPIEETLDGFDKLIKEGKMRVIGASNFTPERLVESLKISEKLGYPIYQSLQPEYNLYDREKYETLYEPIVQQNGISVISYFSLASGFLTGKYRSETDLSKSPRGQGVKKYLNNRGFAILKALDEVAEQYNATPAEVSLAWLMARPGITAPIASATSVDQLHDIAKATEVKLDKSAIDKLTTASAW from the coding sequence ATGGAAAAACGTACCATTGGCAGTTCTGAGCTGTCAGTAGCACCGCTGGCATTTGGCGGTAACGTATTTGGGTGGACGGCAAATGAACTGACATCATTTCAGTTATTGGACGCCTTTGTGGATGCCGGATTCAATCTGATCGACACGGCCGATGTGTATTCGCGCTGGGTTCCTGGAAATCAGGGGGGAGAATCAGAAACAATTATCGGTAATTGGCTAAAACGAAGTGGCAAGCGTGATCAGGTTATCATTGCCACCAAACTTGGTGGAGAACTGGCTCCCGATAAAAAGGGATTAGGAAAAGATTACCTAAAACGCGCTGTCGACGCTTCCCTCCAACGCCTGCAAACAGATTATATCGACCTGTATCAGTCCCATTACGATGACCTGGATACGCCCATTGAAGAAACGCTCGATGGCTTTGATAAATTAATCAAAGAGGGTAAAATGCGGGTTATTGGTGCGTCGAATTTTACACCTGAGCGACTGGTTGAATCGTTGAAAATCAGCGAAAAACTGGGGTATCCAATCTATCAGAGCCTCCAACCCGAATATAATTTATACGATCGGGAAAAATATGAGACGCTGTATGAGCCAATTGTACAGCAAAATGGCATAAGTGTTATCAGCTATTTCTCGCTGGCAAGTGGTTTCCTGACGGGTAAATATCGTTCGGAAACCGATTTGTCGAAAAGCCCGCGCGGGCAGGGCGTTAAGAAATACCTGAACAACCGTGGATTTGCCATCCTGAAAGCGCTCGATGAGGTAGCCGAGCAGTATAACGCAACCCCCGCCGAGGTTTCGCTGGCCTGGCTGATGGCACGGCCGGGCATCACGGCTCCTATTGCCAGTGCAACCAGCGTCGATCAGTTGCACGATATAGCCAAAGCTACCGAGGTGAAACTGGATAAATCAGCCATCGATAAGCTGACGACTGCCAGCGCCTGGTAG
- a CDS encoding metallophosphoesterase family protein, translating into MRIAFITDIHIDTADKKPQGINVRQNFLNALAFLTELQPSCLVIGGDICNTVGDRAIYEWVKQTLDTLPFPYYVISGNHDDSVLLAEVFGRTNNLHNDELFYALPLEGRPTLFLDTSKGEFSPKQWAWLREYMAALRNNNVLIFMHHPPLPADVTYMDAHYPFRQSADFLELAKSSSCHITVVCGHYHVEKVVQRGNLMMLLTPSTFFQMKHDPTDMVIDNHCVGIREINLTTHGTNSTVHYL; encoded by the coding sequence ATGCGAATCGCCTTTATCACTGACATCCATATCGATACTGCCGATAAAAAGCCACAGGGTATCAACGTACGGCAAAATTTTCTGAACGCACTGGCCTTTCTGACAGAGCTACAACCTAGTTGTCTGGTTATTGGCGGAGACATCTGTAATACGGTCGGCGACCGCGCCATTTACGAATGGGTAAAGCAGACGCTTGATACGTTGCCCTTTCCGTATTATGTTATTTCGGGAAACCACGACGATTCGGTGCTGCTCGCTGAGGTGTTCGGCAGAACGAACAACCTCCACAACGACGAATTATTTTATGCCTTGCCCCTTGAAGGTCGACCAACTTTGTTTCTGGATACGTCGAAAGGGGAATTCTCGCCAAAACAATGGGCCTGGCTACGTGAATACATGGCTGCTCTGCGCAACAATAATGTGCTGATCTTTATGCATCACCCACCCCTGCCAGCCGATGTGACGTATATGGACGCGCATTATCCGTTTCGACAAAGTGCTGATTTCCTTGAGCTAGCCAAAAGCTCATCGTGCCATATTACGGTCGTATGTGGACATTACCACGTCGAAAAAGTTGTTCAGCGGGGTAATCTGATGATGTTGCTGACCCCATCAACCTTTTTCCAGATGAAGCATGACCCAACCGATATGGTCATTGATAATCATTGTGTTGGTATACGCGAAATCAACCTTACCACCCACGGAACAAACAGCACAGTCCATTATCTTTAA
- a CDS encoding efflux RND transporter periplasmic adaptor subunit, with the protein MRKKSNRIWWILGGIIVLLVGGLVAAKQTGMIGKPKSTEVDFATVKRTNITERVSASGRVQPQVEVKISPDVSGEIIGLYVNEGDPVKAGQLLCRIRPDNYESMMARAKATVNQSRAQLEQSKASVAQSNARLIRAKADYDRTRKLFTDKVVSSADLETSEANFNVAKQEVEAANANVRAAQFNIQSAEASQRDASENLRKTTIYSPVNGTVSKLNIELGERVVGTSQMAGTEIMRIANLQNMEVRVNVNENDIVRANLGDTADIEVDSYTTAGRKFKGVVYEIANTANGLTSSSGAAAAATVSADAVTEFEVKVKILNNSYADLLAQKDKKGYPFKPGMTASVEIITDRKSGVVAVPIAAVTTRGVGIDATGQKEKSDDDDNNAVQPPADQPEKKDKPKEIVFVNVGGKATQREVKTGISDFENIEILSGLKPGEQIISGPFIAVSKKLKDGELITKRDPNKNKKKEDKDE; encoded by the coding sequence ATGAGAAAGAAGTCAAACAGGATTTGGTGGATATTAGGGGGAATAATTGTTCTGCTTGTTGGCGGATTAGTCGCTGCCAAACAAACAGGCATGATTGGCAAACCTAAATCGACAGAAGTAGATTTTGCCACCGTTAAGCGGACCAATATTACCGAGCGGGTTAGCGCATCCGGGCGTGTTCAACCCCAGGTTGAAGTAAAAATCAGCCCTGATGTATCCGGTGAAATTATTGGTCTCTACGTTAATGAAGGCGACCCGGTTAAAGCAGGCCAGTTGTTGTGTCGTATCCGGCCTGATAACTACGAATCGATGATGGCTCGTGCCAAAGCAACGGTCAACCAGAGCAGGGCACAGCTTGAACAGTCGAAGGCATCGGTAGCCCAGTCGAACGCTCGTCTGATTCGGGCGAAAGCCGATTATGACCGAACCCGTAAACTCTTTACGGATAAAGTTGTATCATCGGCTGATCTGGAAACCAGTGAAGCTAACTTTAATGTAGCGAAGCAGGAAGTTGAAGCCGCGAATGCCAATGTTCGGGCTGCCCAGTTTAATATTCAGAGTGCGGAAGCCAGCCAGCGTGATGCCAGTGAGAACCTGCGTAAAACCACCATTTACTCGCCTGTAAATGGAACGGTGTCGAAGCTGAACATTGAATTGGGAGAGCGGGTAGTTGGTACATCGCAGATGGCCGGAACCGAGATCATGCGCATTGCCAATCTCCAAAATATGGAGGTGCGCGTCAATGTGAACGAGAACGATATTGTTCGCGCTAATTTGGGCGATACGGCCGACATTGAAGTCGATTCATATACCACCGCTGGCCGTAAATTCAAAGGTGTTGTGTATGAGATTGCCAATACCGCCAATGGCCTGACGAGTTCGTCAGGGGCAGCCGCTGCGGCTACGGTTTCGGCTGATGCTGTTACGGAGTTTGAGGTAAAAGTAAAAATCCTCAATAATTCGTATGCTGATCTGTTGGCGCAGAAAGACAAAAAGGGCTATCCATTTAAGCCGGGAATGACCGCTTCTGTTGAGATCATCACCGACCGGAAATCAGGTGTAGTGGCTGTTCCGATTGCCGCCGTAACAACACGCGGAGTTGGCATTGACGCTACCGGGCAGAAAGAAAAGTCGGATGATGACGACAATAACGCCGTTCAACCACCAGCCGATCAGCCCGAAAAGAAAGATAAACCCAAAGAAATTGTGTTCGTCAATGTTGGCGGGAAAGCCACCCAGCGCGAGGTAAAAACGGGCATCAGCGACTTTGAGAACATCGAAATCCTGTCGGGTCTGAAACCGGGCGAACAGATTATCTCCGGGCCATTTATCGCTGTATCGAAGAAGCTCAAAGATGGTGAACTGATCACGAAGCGTGATCCGAATAAAAATAAGAAGAAAGAAGATAAGGACGAGTAA
- the mazG gene encoding nucleoside triphosphate pyrophosphohydrolase — protein sequence MKQFQDLSPRRQEQLMAFDRLLTIMDELRAQCPWDRKQTMDSLRHLTIEETYELSDAILEKDMNEIRKELGDLQLHLVFYAKIASETATEASDRFDMADVLTSVCEKLISRHPHIYGDTVAETEEQVKANWEQLKLKEGNKSVLGGVPGSLPALVKAMRIQEKARGAGFDWEEKQQVWEKVEEEMQEFKAEFNTDTNEVIDTERAEGEFGDLLFSLVNYARFIDINPETALERTNKKFIKRFTYLEQQARANGKSLNEMTLAEMDVYWNEAKTI from the coding sequence ATGAAACAATTTCAAGACTTATCCCCCCGCCGTCAGGAGCAACTCATGGCGTTTGATCGATTACTGACCATCATGGACGAGTTGCGCGCTCAGTGCCCCTGGGACCGCAAACAAACGATGGATAGCCTTCGACATTTGACCATTGAAGAGACTTACGAACTCTCCGACGCTATTCTGGAAAAGGATATGAATGAGATCCGTAAAGAACTCGGCGATCTGCAATTGCATCTGGTTTTCTATGCCAAAATAGCGTCCGAAACGGCGACAGAAGCATCAGACCGATTCGACATGGCCGATGTTTTGACCAGCGTCTGCGAAAAATTGATAAGCCGCCATCCCCATATTTACGGCGATACAGTTGCAGAAACCGAAGAACAGGTGAAAGCAAACTGGGAACAGCTTAAACTAAAGGAGGGCAATAAATCTGTTTTAGGGGGTGTACCGGGCTCGTTGCCTGCCCTCGTTAAGGCTATGCGCATCCAGGAAAAAGCACGCGGAGCCGGTTTCGACTGGGAAGAAAAACAACAGGTTTGGGAAAAAGTAGAAGAAGAGATGCAGGAATTTAAAGCCGAGTTCAACACCGATACGAACGAAGTGATCGATACCGAACGTGCTGAAGGTGAGTTTGGTGACCTCTTGTTCTCCCTCGTAAATTACGCCCGCTTTATTGACATAAATCCAGAAACAGCCCTTGAGCGAACAAACAAAAAGTTTATCAAACGCTTTACCTATCTGGAACAGCAGGCACGCGCCAACGGCAAATCACTCAATGAGATGACATTGGCTGAAATGGACGTATACTGGAACGAAGCCAAAACGATCTGA
- a CDS encoding potassium channel family protein, which translates to MSQPTYSKLTLHQVIMLVLSVYVVLALLIRELAPMYEDTRQLLDQIDTGICVYFLFDFFLRLYQAPDKLKFMRWGWIDLLASIPALDWFRLGQLVRVVRILRMVRAFRSMREFLTYLFRNRANGTLSVVLLSSVLLMIFGAVAILYVEKVPEANIKTPSDALWWAFVTITTVGYGDRFPVTTLGRFIAAVLMIAGVGLFGTFTGYVANFFIEEDQEKEQDEMHILIDEIRQLRQKVEALEKRLE; encoded by the coding sequence ATGAGCCAACCAACCTATTCAAAACTGACGTTGCATCAGGTTATCATGCTGGTCTTGTCCGTGTATGTTGTACTGGCTCTGCTTATTCGGGAACTGGCGCCAATGTATGAGGATACCCGGCAATTACTCGACCAGATCGATACGGGTATCTGTGTTTATTTTCTGTTCGATTTCTTTCTGAGACTCTATCAGGCCCCCGACAAGCTGAAATTTATGCGGTGGGGCTGGATCGATCTACTGGCCAGCATTCCGGCCCTCGACTGGTTTCGATTAGGGCAATTAGTGCGCGTTGTCCGAATCCTGCGCATGGTTCGGGCGTTCCGTTCGATGCGCGAATTCCTGACGTATCTCTTCCGAAACCGCGCTAACGGCACACTTTCCGTCGTTCTGCTCAGTTCGGTGTTACTCATGATTTTCGGCGCGGTGGCGATTTTATACGTGGAAAAGGTTCCGGAAGCAAACATCAAAACCCCTTCTGATGCACTCTGGTGGGCGTTTGTTACGATCACAACCGTTGGGTATGGGGACCGATTTCCGGTTACAACGCTTGGGCGGTTCATTGCGGCTGTACTGATGATTGCCGGGGTGGGTCTGTTTGGTACGTTTACGGGTTATGTTGCCAATTTTTTTATTGAAGAAGATCAGGAAAAAGAGCAGGACGAGATGCATATACTGATTGATGAAATTCGTCAGCTACGGCAGAAAGTTGAAGCGCTGGAAAAACGACTGGAATAA
- a CDS encoding TolC family protein — MQVAWKQVGAVVALLFTTSLSGTYAQSTPTTASTGDVTAALAAGAPARLNLLQCIEIAQQNNITVRQGQLTVANNDLLLHQSRLNLLPTTNFQANQGLNGGRSINPQSNGFVQQSIVSGSYQLNGAVTLYNGLVLRNTIKQNDLILQASQHELKATQNNISLTVAQNYLNVLTGTEQLSIAQRQSEVTRAQLDRTQRLVNAGSAPEANLFELRATLASNEVDIVTAQNTLDLAKVALLQAMNVPINQAFEVEPINVPDPGLDPYTATVQQLFDIAATNLPEVKGADMRVKSAALGVQVAKGALYPVLSLNGNLSSIYSSAANKQSIATGTTSQQITGFFMDANGAQQPVYSTVPNFNVSDVTYIDQLQNNFNRSASLFLRVPIFQGNLSRNRITTAKIQQQNAELTAQNTRLTLRQQIETAYTGMRAAANKFRATQVQVSSLEKAFQVAESRLNAGAINATDYSIAKTNLDRARASLVQAKYDYVFRTKILDYYQNKPLAFN; from the coding sequence ATGCAAGTGGCGTGGAAACAAGTCGGGGCCGTTGTTGCTCTGCTATTCACAACGAGTTTATCAGGAACGTATGCCCAGAGTACGCCCACTACAGCGTCGACCGGTGACGTTACTGCAGCTTTAGCGGCTGGTGCACCCGCCCGGCTAAATTTATTGCAGTGCATCGAGATTGCTCAGCAAAACAATATCACTGTTCGACAAGGACAACTTACTGTCGCCAACAATGATTTACTGTTGCACCAGTCACGCCTGAACTTATTGCCGACAACGAATTTTCAAGCCAATCAGGGCCTGAATGGAGGACGGAGTATTAACCCACAATCCAATGGATTTGTCCAGCAGTCAATTGTGTCGGGTAGTTATCAATTAAACGGGGCAGTAACCCTGTATAATGGGCTGGTATTGCGGAATACGATCAAGCAAAATGACCTGATCCTTCAGGCCAGCCAGCACGAGTTAAAAGCAACCCAAAACAACATATCACTGACTGTTGCGCAAAATTATTTAAATGTGCTAACGGGCACAGAGCAATTATCTATTGCACAACGTCAGTCTGAAGTGACAAGAGCCCAATTGGACCGGACCCAACGACTGGTCAATGCCGGATCGGCTCCGGAAGCAAATCTGTTTGAACTTCGGGCAACCCTGGCCAGTAATGAAGTCGATATCGTAACGGCCCAAAATACGCTCGATCTGGCTAAAGTTGCGCTGCTTCAGGCTATGAATGTACCAATTAATCAGGCATTTGAAGTGGAGCCGATAAATGTGCCAGATCCCGGTTTAGATCCTTATACGGCTACTGTTCAGCAACTCTTTGACATAGCCGCGACAAATTTACCCGAAGTGAAGGGAGCCGATATGCGTGTTAAGAGTGCGGCTTTGGGTGTGCAAGTGGCTAAAGGAGCCCTTTATCCGGTCCTGTCGCTAAACGGTAACTTGAGTAGTATTTATTCCAGTGCGGCTAATAAACAGTCAATAGCAACCGGTACAACATCGCAACAGATTACGGGCTTTTTTATGGATGCCAATGGGGCACAACAGCCTGTTTATTCTACGGTACCTAATTTTAATGTTAGCGATGTTACTTATATTGATCAGCTACAAAATAACTTTAACCGGTCGGCATCTTTATTTCTGCGGGTCCCAATCTTTCAGGGAAATCTGTCACGAAATAGAATCACTACGGCCAAAATTCAGCAGCAGAATGCTGAACTAACGGCCCAGAATACGCGCCTGACACTTCGGCAACAGATTGAAACGGCCTACACGGGTATGCGAGCTGCCGCCAACAAATTCCGGGCGACACAAGTGCAGGTATCATCGCTCGAAAAAGCGTTTCAGGTTGCTGAGAGCCGGTTAAACGCCGGGGCTATCAATGCAACAGATTACAGCATTGCCAAAACAAATCTCGACCGTGCCAGAGCTAGCCTGGTGCAGGCTAAATACGATTACGTTTTCCGTACCAAGATTTTAGACTATTACCAAAACAAACCACTCGCCTTCAATTAG